GACCTCAATTAGTATGTCCCTGGAATTGTGAATTGCTGGAATCACTCAGAATTACATGCCGGTGACACCAGGTTCATCGGAAAAAAACCGAAGCGCTTCGGTTTTTTGAGGGCTTGGACCCAACCGTTCTGTATTGCCTCGCCACGTTGCCTGACGAGAAGGCCGCCACACTCACGCTCGATATGCTGCTGACTGACCCGCGAACCGGGCGGCAAATGCGTGGGCCGGACTAGCGTGTAATTCAAGCCCTAATGCTCCTATCACTTTGAGAATCGTATCGAAGCCAGGGCTGCGGTCACCAGATAATGCTTTATACAAACTTTCGCGTGAAAGGCCGGTATCCCGGGCCACCTGTGTCATACCCTTGGCACGCGCAATGTCGCCGAGTGTTGCCAACCGAATTATGACCGTGTGCCGTTCCTGAATTAAATCTGATGAAAAG
This is a stretch of genomic DNA from bacterium. It encodes these proteins:
- a CDS encoding addiction module antidote protein, with translation FSSDLIQERHTVIIRLATLGDIARAKGMTQVARDTGLSRESLYKALSGDRSPGFDTILKVIGALGLELHASPAHAFAARFAGQSAAYRA